A window of the Hordeum vulgare subsp. vulgare chromosome 5H, MorexV3_pseudomolecules_assembly, whole genome shotgun sequence genome harbors these coding sequences:
- the LOC123396793 gene encoding zinc finger protein ZPR1 homolog, whose protein sequence is MAAAAHLAERPAVAEGAHGRCWTGFQAAARLDLEKTAGGVCLRRHGAVVVLNRQVVKSDSATIKIPELDFEIPPEAQRGTLSTVEGSIMRAVSELQALQDERKKVDPQKAEAIEQFLVKLRSLGSGEAAFTFILDDASGNSFIENPNAPSPDPLLSLRFYERTYEQQAALGFLAEPTKESGDSSQDASTVEGNSGRPQRIPHGSVGAVAGPRAIAQGNSDEITAALCRYSAPEEVDTLPSTCAACATECVTRFFSTKIPHFREVIVMATSCDACGYRNSELKPGGEIPAKGKKTTLTVRNVKDLSRDVIKSDSAAVSVPELELELSSGTLGGIVTTVEGLIVKICEALERVHGFQLGDSTYEWKKKKWDGFTERLAKLLNLEEPWTLILDDALAASFIAPATNSLEDDKQLTIEEYERSWEQNEELGLNDMDTSSADMAYNTTSAS, encoded by the exons atggcggcggcggcacaTCTGGCAGAGAGGCCGGCCGTTGCAGAGGGTGCGCATGGGAGATGCTGGACGGGGTTTCAGGCGGCGGCGCGGTTGGATCTTGAGAAGACCGCCGGCGGCGTGTGCCTGAGGAGACACGGGGCCG TTGTG GTACTGAACCGGCAAGTTGTGAAATCTGATTCAGCAACTATTAAG ATTCCAGAACTAGACTTTGAGATTCCTCCAGAAGCTCAACGGGGAACACTTTCAACA GTGGAAGGGAGCATTATGCGAGCTGTTAGTGAGTTGCAAGCACTTCAGGATGAAAGAAAG AAAGTGGATCCTCAAAAGGCTGAAGCTATTGAACAGTTCTTAGTAAAACTGAGATCTCTTGGATCAGGGGAAGCTGCTTTTACCTTTATTCTTGATGATGCTTCTGGTAACAGCTTCATTGAGAACCC GAATGCACCTTCACCAGATCCTTTGTTATCTTTGAGATTCTATGAGAGGACATATGAACAACAAGCAGCACTCGGTTTTCTTGCTGAACCAACCAAAGAATCTGGAGACTCTTCTCAGGATGCTTCAACAGTAGAAGGAAACTCTGGTAGGCCGCAAAGGATTCCGCATGGTTCAGTTGGAGCTGTTGCAGGTCCCCGTGCTATAGCTCAGGGAAACTCTGATGAAATTACTGCAGCGCTTTGTAGATATTCAGCACCAGAAGAG GTTGATACTTTACCATCAACATGTGCGGCATGTGCTACTGAGTGTGTCACACGATTCTTTTCTACAA AAATCCCACATTTCCGAGAGGTGATTGTTATGGCTACATCATGTGATGCGTGCGGCTATCGCAACTCAGAG TTGAAGCCTGGTGGTGAAATCCCAGCTAAAGGAAAGAAAACAACACTGACTGTGCGAAATGTAAAAGATCTTAGTCGTGATGTCATAAAG tCAGATTCAGCAGCAGTTAGTGTACCTGAACTTGAGTTGGAGCTGTCAAGCGGAACACTGGGTGGCATTGTGACAACAGTTGAAGGTTTAATTGTGAAAATATGCGAGG cactGGAGCGAGTTCATGGATTCCAGTTGGGTGACAGCACATATgaatggaagaagaagaaatgggaTGGTTTCACAGAGAGATTAGCAAAG CTTCTAAATCTAGAAGAGCCATGGACTTTAATTCTTGATGATGCATTGGCGGCTTCGTTTATTGCTCCAGCGACAAATTCGCTAGAAGATGACAAACAGCTAACAA TTGAGGAGTATGAAAGGAGCTGGGAGCAAAATGAGGAGCTGGGCTTGAATGACATGGACACGTCCTCTGCGGACATGGCTTACAACACCACAAGCGCGTCATAA